The following are encoded together in the Streptomyces rapamycinicus NRRL 5491 genome:
- a CDS encoding aldehyde dehydrogenase family protein, with the protein MTLHRDLLIDGKDTPAVSGRTADDLNPYTGEVFATVAAAGAEDVARAVAAADAAFPAWAELAPFERRTIFLTAADLLESRAARAAEIMAQETGGTAPWAGFNVGLAANILREAAAAITAPRGEVLSAQEPGALGLAVREPAGVVAAFAPWNAPVILGVRSVAAPLAAGNTVVLKPSEDAPLACGLFIADVLRDAGLPDGVLNVVTNARADAAEVAEALIADPRVRIVNFTGSTGVGRTIGSLAARHLKPAVLELGGKNAIIVLDDADVDHAVNAATFGVFMNSGQICMSGDRILVHESLAEEFTAKFSAKVAALPCGDPAVPATVVGPLITADSARRVAALVKDAVDKGATVLTGGGEPDGAVHPATVLSDVTPDMDIHHAEAFGPVCVVDTFADDDRAVALANATDHGLTCGIITENGTHGLKVARRVRTGIVHVNDQSVADEPQAPFGGVKHSGYGRFGGRWGIEAFSDTRWVTLATQHAHYPF; encoded by the coding sequence ATGACCCTCCACCGCGATCTGTTGATCGATGGCAAGGACACCCCGGCTGTCTCGGGGCGCACCGCCGACGACCTCAACCCCTACACCGGGGAGGTGTTCGCCACCGTCGCGGCCGCCGGGGCCGAGGACGTGGCGCGTGCGGTGGCCGCCGCCGACGCCGCCTTCCCGGCCTGGGCGGAGCTGGCCCCGTTCGAGCGCCGTACGATCTTCCTGACCGCGGCGGACCTGCTGGAGTCGCGCGCCGCCCGGGCCGCCGAGATCATGGCCCAGGAGACCGGGGGCACCGCGCCCTGGGCGGGTTTCAACGTGGGCCTGGCCGCGAACATCCTCCGCGAGGCCGCAGCCGCGATCACCGCCCCGCGCGGTGAGGTGCTCAGCGCCCAGGAGCCGGGCGCGCTCGGTCTCGCCGTCCGCGAACCGGCCGGTGTCGTCGCGGCCTTCGCCCCCTGGAACGCGCCGGTCATCCTCGGTGTCCGCTCCGTCGCGGCGCCCTTGGCGGCGGGCAATACGGTGGTGCTGAAGCCCAGCGAGGACGCGCCGCTCGCCTGCGGGCTCTTCATCGCCGATGTGCTGCGCGACGCCGGGCTGCCCGACGGGGTGCTCAACGTGGTCACCAACGCCCGTGCGGACGCCGCCGAGGTGGCCGAGGCGCTCATCGCCGACCCCCGCGTACGGATCGTCAACTTCACCGGCTCCACGGGAGTCGGCAGGACCATCGGCTCACTCGCCGCGCGGCACCTCAAGCCGGCCGTGCTGGAGCTGGGCGGCAAGAACGCCATCATCGTCCTGGACGACGCCGATGTGGACCACGCGGTGAACGCCGCCACCTTCGGCGTGTTCATGAACTCCGGTCAGATCTGCATGTCGGGCGACCGGATACTCGTCCATGAAAGCCTCGCCGAGGAGTTCACCGCGAAGTTCTCCGCCAAGGTGGCCGCCCTGCCGTGCGGCGACCCCGCCGTACCGGCCACCGTGGTCGGCCCGCTGATCACGGCCGACTCGGCGCGCCGGGTGGCGGCCCTGGTGAAGGACGCGGTGGACAAGGGCGCCACGGTGCTGACCGGCGGTGGCGAACCCGACGGCGCGGTCCACCCGGCGACGGTGCTGAGCGATGTCACCCCGGACATGGACATCCACCACGCCGAGGCCTTCGGACCGGTCTGTGTGGTGGACACCTTCGCCGACGACGATCGGGCCGTGGCCCTGGCCAACGCCACCGACCACGGCCTGACCTGCGGCATCATCACCGAGAACGGGACCCATGGGCTCAAGGTCGCCCGCCGTGTCCGGACCGGCATCGTGCACGTCAACGACCAGTCGGTGGCGGACGAGCCACAGGCCCCGTTCGGTGGCGTCAAGCACTCGGGGTACGGGCGGTTCGGCGGCCGCTGGGGCATCGAGGCGTTCAGCGACACCCGGTGGGTCACCCTCGCCACCCAGCACGCGCACTACCCGTTCTAG